The Coffea eugenioides isolate CCC68of chromosome 8, Ceug_1.0, whole genome shotgun sequence genome has a segment encoding these proteins:
- the LOC113779809 gene encoding 60S ribosomal protein L13-1, translating to MVKHNNVVPSSHFRKHWQNYVKTWFNQPARKTRRRNARQKKAVAIFPRPTAGPLRPIVHGQTLKYNMKVRAGRGFSLEELKAAGIPTKLAPTIGIAVDHRRKNRSLEGLQANVQRLKTYKAKLVIFPRRAKKIKSGDSSPEELATATQVQGSYMPITREKPTVELVKVTQEMKSFKAYDKLRLERTNARHVGARLKKAAEAEKEEKK from the exons ATGGTTAAGCATAACAATGTTGTGCCCAGTTCACACTTCAGGAAGCACTGGCAGAACTATGTGAAAACTTGGTTTAACCAACCTGCCCGCAAGACAAGGAGACGCAATG CTAGACAAAAGAAGGCTGTGGCAATTTTTCCAAGGCCAACCGCTGGACCGCTTCGACCTATTGTTCATGGGCAAACCTTGAAGTACAATATGAAAGTCAGGGCTGGCAGGGGATTCTCTCTTGAGGAGCTGAAG GCAGCAGGTATTCCCACAAAACTTGCTCCAACAATTGGTATTGCTGTTGATCATCGTCGCAAGAACCGTTCTTTGGAAGGTTTGCAAGCCAATGTCCAAAGGCTCAAGACTTACAAAGCCAAGCTAGTCATTTTCCCAAGGAGGGCCAAGAAAATCAAG TCTGGTGATTCAAGTCCTGAGGAACTTGCCACTGCCACTCAAGTCCAAGGTTCATACATGCCTATCACCAGAGAGAAGCCAACCGTGGAGCTTGTCAAGGTCACACAAGAGATGAAGTCATTTAAAGCCTACGACAAGTTGCGTCTTGAGCGCACGAATGCGCGCCATGTTGGTGCTCGGTTGAAGAAGGCTGCTGAagcagaa